A region from the Nocardioides exalbidus genome encodes:
- a CDS encoding DUF1059 domain-containing protein — protein sequence MKTMTCRQLGGPCDLAHHGETHDDVINAQDQHLKQAEKDGDEAHLPARKEMKGRWRHPKKSLGWYNDMKKAFAELPED from the coding sequence ATGAAGACCATGACCTGCCGCCAGCTGGGCGGCCCGTGCGACCTCGCCCACCACGGCGAGACCCACGACGACGTGATCAACGCGCAGGACCAGCACCTCAAGCAGGCCGAGAAGGACGGCGACGAGGCGCACCTGCCGGCCCGCAAGGAGATGAAGGGACGCTGGCGCCACCCGAAGAAGTCGCTCGGTTGGTACAACGACATGAAGAAGGCCTTCGCCGAGCTCCCCGAGGACTGA
- a CDS encoding MarR family winged helix-turn-helix transcriptional regulator, with product MSQDGIELETSLGYLLKEASSALRHAMEQVLRPLGMTITHYSCLELLAQRPGVSASDLARGTFVTRQSMHTLLQQLERDGDVTRAESAPVGKALPTTLTPQGRARLAEASAAVRSVEVRMLAGLSASDQAAALRMLRGMVDALQA from the coding sequence ATGAGTCAAGACGGCATCGAGCTCGAGACGTCGCTCGGCTACCTGCTCAAGGAGGCCTCGAGCGCACTGCGCCACGCGATGGAGCAGGTGCTGCGCCCGCTCGGCATGACCATCACGCACTACTCCTGCCTCGAGCTGCTGGCCCAGCGGCCGGGGGTGTCGGCCTCGGACCTCGCGCGCGGCACCTTCGTGACCCGCCAGTCGATGCATACGCTCCTGCAGCAGCTCGAGCGCGACGGCGACGTCACCCGGGCGGAGTCGGCGCCGGTCGGCAAGGCCCTGCCGACCACCCTCACCCCGCAGGGGCGGGCACGGCTGGCCGAGGCGTCCGCGGCGGTGCGGTCGGTCGAGGTCCGGATGCTCGCCGGTCTCTCCGCCTCCGACCAGGCCGCGGCGCTCAGGATGCTGCGGGGCATGGTCGACGCGCTCCAGGCGTGA
- a CDS encoding VOC family protein — translation MPVTGPDFISLQARDLDASRAFYERYLGLVKSDAGPPHAVVFDTKPIAFAIRDLAPGTDLGGVAQPGIGAAIWLHATDVQDIHDALVADGHTIVAAPIDGPFGRTFTFADPDGYQVTLHDRA, via the coding sequence ATGCCCGTCACCGGACCCGACTTCATCTCCCTCCAGGCACGCGACCTCGACGCGTCCCGCGCGTTCTACGAGCGCTACCTCGGCCTCGTGAAGTCCGACGCAGGTCCGCCCCACGCCGTCGTCTTCGACACCAAGCCGATCGCGTTCGCGATCCGCGACCTCGCGCCGGGCACCGACCTCGGCGGCGTCGCCCAGCCCGGCATCGGTGCCGCGATCTGGCTGCACGCGACCGACGTGCAGGACATCCACGATGCGCTCGTCGCCGACGGCCACACCATCGTCGCCGCGCCGATCGACGGCCCGTTCGGCCGGACCTTCACCTTCGCCGACCCCGACGGCTACCAGGTGACGCTGCACGACCGCGCCTGA
- a CDS encoding putative quinol monooxygenase translates to MSELQVVATIPAKPEAADQVREALLTLAAATREEEGCLAYDLFESGSAPGTFVTVERWTDSAALDAHMATPHVAAAFGAAEGALSGEVSIHPLQPVG, encoded by the coding sequence ATGAGCGAGCTCCAGGTCGTCGCCACCATCCCCGCCAAGCCCGAGGCAGCCGACCAGGTCAGGGAGGCGCTCCTGACGCTCGCCGCCGCGACACGTGAGGAGGAGGGCTGCCTGGCCTACGACCTCTTCGAGTCGGGGAGCGCGCCGGGCACGTTCGTCACCGTCGAGCGGTGGACCGACTCGGCGGCGCTGGACGCCCACATGGCCACGCCGCACGTGGCCGCCGCGTTCGGTGCGGCCGAGGGCGCGTTGAGCGGCGAGGTGTCGATCCACCCGCTCCAGCCGGTCGGCTAG